In a single window of the Phocoena sinus isolate mPhoSin1 chromosome 7, mPhoSin1.pri, whole genome shotgun sequence genome:
- the MARS2 gene encoding methionine--tRNA ligase, mitochondrial, which translates to MLRISAFRLLGRTGASRLSLLEDFSLRHYSSDPLGVRDDTRDARAYFTTPIFYVNAAPHIGHLYSALLADALCRHHRLRVPSAATTRFSTGTDEHGLKIQQAAAAAGLAPSELCDRVSAQFQQLFREADISSTDFIRTTEARHRMAVQHFWGVLKARGLLYKGLYEGWYCASDECFLPEAKVTRQPGPSGDLCPVSLESGHPVSWTKEENYIFRLSQFREPLQRWLRGDPQAITPEPFHHAVLQWLEEELPDLSVSRRSSHLHWGIPVPGDDSQTIYVWLDALVNYLTVIGYPNAEFKSWWPTTSHIIGKDILKFHAIYWPALLLGAGMSPPHRIYVHSHWTVCGQKMSKSLGNVVDPRTCLDRYTVDGFRYFLLRQGVPNWDCDYYGEKVVKLLDSELAFALGGLLNRCTANRINPSGTYPAFCTTCFPSEPGLVGPSGRAQAEDYALVSAVATLPKQVADHYDNFQIYKALEAVSSCVRQTNGFVQRHAPWKLNWESPVDAPWLGTVLHVALECLRVFGTLLQPVTPSLADKLLSRLGVSATERGLGELHFLPRFYGHPCPFEGRRLGPETGVLFPRLDQSRAWLVKTHKT; encoded by the coding sequence ATGCTGCGGATTTCTGCCTTTCGGCTGCTAGGACGCACGGGGGCGAGTAGGCTCTCGCTCCTGGAGGACTTTAGCTTACGCCACTACAGTTCGGACCCTCTCGGTGTCCGGGACGATACCCGCGACGCGCGCGCCTATTTCACCACACCCATCTTCTACGTGAACGCGGCGCCGCACATCGGGCACCTGTACTCGGCGCTACTGGCTGACGCCCTGTGCCGACACCATCGCCTCCGAGTTCCCAGCGCCGCCACCACGCGATTCTCCACTGGTACCGATGAGCACGGCCTCAAGATTCAGCAGGCAGCAGCCGCTGCGGGCCTGGCTCCGTCCGAGCTGTGCGACAGAGTCTCTGCCCAGTTCCAGCAGCTTTTCCGGGAGGCTGACATCTCCTCCACCGACTTCATCCGCACCACTGAGGCCCGGCATCGGATGGCTGTGCAGCATTTCTGGGGGGTGCTGAAGGCTCGGGGTCTTCTCTACAAGGGGCTCTATGAAGGTTGGTATTGCGCCTCCGACGAGTGCTTCCTGCCTGAAGCCAAGGTCACCAGGCAGCCCGGCCCGTCGGGGGATTTGTGTCCTGTATCTCTGGAGAGCGGGCATCCCGTCTCCTGGaccaaggaagaaaactacatttTCAGGCTTTCCCAGTTCCGGGAGCCGCTCCAGCGGTGGCTGCGGGGCGACCCTCAGGCCATCACCCCGGAGCCATTCCATCACGCAGTCCTTCAGTGGCTGGAAGAGGAGCTGCCTGACCTATCCGTCTCTCGAAGGAGTAGCCACTTGCACTGGGGCATTCCGGTGCCGGGGGACGATTCGCAGACCATCTACGTATGGCTGGATGCCTTGGTCAACTACCTTACTGTAATTGGCTACCCAAACGCTGAGTTCAAATCTTGGTGGCCCACCACCTCTCATATCATAGGCAAGGACATTCTCAAATTCCATGCTATCTATTGGCCTGCCCTCCTCTTAGGGGCCGGCATGAGCCCACCACACCGCATCTATGTTCACTCCCACTGGACAGTCTGTGGTCAAAAGATGTCTAAGAGCTTGGGCAACGTGGTGGATCCCAGGACATGCCTTGACCGCTATACTGTGGATGGCTTCCGCTACTTTCTCCTTCGTCAGGGCGTCCCCAACTGGGACTGTGATTACTATGGTGAAAAGGTGGTTAAGTTGTTGGATTCCGAGCTGGCATTTGCTTTGGGAGGTCTCTTGAACCGATGCACTGCCAACAGAATAAATCCTTCTGGGACCTATCCGGCTTTTTGCACTACCTGTTTTCCCAGTGAGCCAGGGCTGGTGGGGCCATCAGGTCGTGCTCAGGCAGAGGACTATGCTCTGGTGAGCGCAGTGGCCACTTTGCCCAAGCAGGTGGCAGACCACTATGATAACTTTCAGATCTATAAGGCCCTGGAGGCAGTATCCAGCTGTGTCCGGCAAACTAATGGCTTTGTCCAAAGGCATGCACCATGGAAGTTGAACTGGGAGAGCCCAGTGGATGCTCCCTGGCTGGGTACTGTGCTTCATGTGGCCTTGGAATGTTTGCGAGTCTTTGGAACTTTGCTCCAGCCTGTCACCCCAAGCCTAGCTGACAAGCTGCTGTCTAGGTTGGGGGTCTCTGCCACAGAGAGGGGCCTTGGAGAGCTCCATTTCTTGCCTCGATTCTATGGACATCCATGCCCTTTtgaagggaggaggctgggaccTGAAACTGGGGTCTTGTTTCCAAGACTGGACCAGTCCAGGGCCTGGCTGGTAAAAACCCATAAGACCTAG